One window of Lytechinus variegatus isolate NC3 chromosome 2, Lvar_3.0, whole genome shotgun sequence genomic DNA carries:
- the LOC121408226 gene encoding uncharacterized protein LOC121408226 gives METQMPVTSMSLPPLQNLPQWPRVHTLDKARYPKPFLKDQIQVLPAPLSPKGFMQDTLSVDGTLSTVDVDPHQRQQHLERSIEFLKRQQRDVLSSLHEEIDALKRENKELHFKVIMNGTESPNADLSGSPLKSDGSKSGSPSHKKDQMRTVKELTAGLQEARNLNAYLQQRLKETLEKRPQSQETGQQTSPHHSAISPLLPVSLNPLQVQAAGDPHPRPPTLEECSQIIRHMKDSHERQGQELNRIKSDLKDVLYSHKWTPDAYLMAKAYIADEQNVAGDAKLPKIALRNPTRKLPEGAFSVTRDSFSLPPLTHTMGNRYSDRQKRVEAVKRARHRTKDHSL, from the exons ATGGAAACCCAGATGCCTGTTACATCAATGAGCCTACCCCCATTGCAGAATCTACCGCAATGGCCTAGGGTTCATACCCTGGATAAAGCACGCTATCCCAAGCCATTCCTTAAAGATCAAATTCAG GTATTGCCAGCCCCTCTTTCCCCGAAAGGTTTCATGCAAGATACGCTGAGTGTGGATGGTACGCTGTCTACAGTAGACGTAGATCCTCACCAAAGACAGCAGCATCTTGAGAGAAGCATTGAATTCTTGAAGAGACAGCAAAGAGATGTGCTTAGCAGTCTTCATGAAGAAATTGATGCCCTcaagagagaaaataaag AGCTCCATTTTAAAGTTATTATGAATGGAACGGAATCTCCTAACGCAG ATTTATCAGGCTCACCATTAAAGTCAGATGGCAGTAAAAGTGGTTCTCCCT CTCACAAGAAGGACCAGATGAGAACAGTAAAGGAACTTACAGCCGGGTTACAAGAAGCTAGGAACCTCAATGCATATCTTCAGCAACGACTCAAAGAAACGCTAGAGAAAAG ACCCCAGAGTCAAGAGACCGGTCAGCAAACCAGCCCCCATCATAGTGCTATCTCACCCCTCCTACCGGTCAGTCTGAACCCTCTTCAGGTCCAGGCAGCAGGTGACCCTCACCCTAGGCCTCCAACCCTTGAAGAATGTTCACAGATCATCAGGCATATGAAAGATAGCCATGAGCGACAGGGTCAAGAG TTGAATAGAATCAAGTCAGATCTTAAAGACGTGCTGTATTCGCACAAGTGGACTCCAGATGCATATCTCATGGCCAAGGCATACATTGCTGATGAACAGAATGTAGCTGG GGATGCTAAACTACCTAAAATTGCTTTGAGGAATCCAACAAGAAAATT GCCAGAAGGTGCCTTCAGTGTGACACGGGACAGCTTCTCGCTACCTCCCCTCACGCACACAATGGGAAACCGATATTCAGACCGACAGAAACGTGTGGAAGCCGTCAAGCGTGCGCGTCATCGCACAAAGGATCACAGCTTATGA